CGCGCAATCTCCAGCGCCAACGCCCCGGGAGAGTCGGAGTAGAATTGGCCGGCGACGGCGGGCTTCCGAATCAAAGCGTCCTCCTGATTATGTTCGGGGGCGGGTCCCTTTCCGCTTGGAGCGGGCTCCATTTCGCTTGGAGCGGGCTCGCCTCTGCATTTAACCTGAATATACCACGTCCGAACCCCGTTCCGAAGCCTCTTGACTCGCCTTAGTGCAGAGGTGTAGCATTTTTCCGGGAATTTCCGATTTAGGTTTTTTCGATATGATCTACCTCTTGGCGATTTTCATCGGCATACCCCTTATTGAGCTGGCATTGCTCATCAAGCTGGGCGGGGCTATCGGTATGGCTAAAACCCTCCTCATTGTTGTGGGTACGGGGATTGCCGGCGCGGCCCTGGCCCGCTCGCAGGGCTTCGCCATTCTCAGCCGCATCCAGGTCGACCTCGAAGCCGGGCACTTGCCGACCGACGACCTCGCCAACGGGGCCTGCGTCCTGGCAGGCGGGCTTTTGCTCCTCACGCCCGGCCTCTTGACCGACACGGTTGGATTTGCCCTTCTCCTCCCCCCGACCCGCGAGATTATAAAAGAGGCCGCCAAGCGCTATGTCCAGGGAAAGCTCGATCGCGGGGAGGTCATTGTCGTTTCACCGCGTACTGGGCGTAGTGACAGGCTAAGGTAGGGCGAGGCGGGCCTTTACAGCTTCGACGAGGTTTTCCAGGGAAACCTCCTCCTGAGAGCCGGCGGCCATGTCGCGCAGCAGCGCCACTCCCCGGGAGAGCTCGTCGCCTCCAAGAATCAAGGTGTGGGTGGCTTGCGAGCGATCGGCCAGTTTCATCTGGGCCTTGAGGCTTCGGCCCTCATACTCTCTCTCCACCCTTATCGATGCGTTTCTTAGGGCGTGCATAATCTCGAAGGCCGCCTCCTCGGCCTCCCCCCCGACGGTGGCTATGAATAGGTGGGGTGTTCCTTCGTCCACTGGAAGGCTGGAGCGGTCGAGGAGGCTCACCAGCCTCTCGATGCCAATGGCAAACCCGATGGCCGGCGTGGGAGGCCCCCCCAGCTTCTCCACAAGCCCATCGTAGCGGCCTCCGCCGCAGACGGCGTTTTGCGCTCCCAGCCGAGAGCTCAGAACCTCAAACGTCGTGCGGGTGTAATAGTCGAGGCCGCGCACCAGGTGCGGGTCCAAGTTGTAGGAGATACCCACCTTGTCCAAGTTGGCCTGAACCTTATCGAAGTGGTCCCGACAGGCCTCGCAGAGGTATTGGTCGATGGTAGGGGCCGCCTCCTTAAGCTCCTGGCATCCGGGATTCTTACAGTCGAAGACCCGAAGCGGGGACTGCTCGACGCGCCGCTTGCAATCCTCGCAGAGGGCTTCTTGCCGGGGTCGGAGGAACTCCGTGAGCGCTTCTTTGTAGAGGGGCTGACAGTTCTCGTCCCCCAGAGAATTAAGGGCCACTTCCAGCCCGCCGACCTGAAGGCGCCTAAAGAGCGTATCGACCAGGACGAGCAACTCCGCGTCGACCGCCGGATTGGCCGAGCCGAAGGCCTCGGCGTTCATTTGGTAGAACTGCCTGAAGCGGCCCGCCTGGGGCCGCTCGTAGCGGAACATCGGGCCGATGGTAAAGACCTTGAGGAGCCGGGGCGGATGAGACAGGTTATGTTCAATATAGGCTCGGACGACCGAAGCTGTGGCCTCCGGACGAAGGGTAATGGAATCGCCCCCCTTGTCCTCGAAGGTATACATCTCCTTTTGAACGATGTCGGTCGACTCGCCCAGGGAGCGGGCGAAGAGGCTAGTGTGCTCGAAGATGGGAATCTTGACCTCAGCGTATCCAAAGGCTTTGAACAGCCCGCGCGCTTCGGCCTCCACCACCTCCCACAGCTCTACCTCGCCCGGAAGGATATCTTTTACTCCCCGCACGGCTCGAAGGGTCATCGGCGCCTCAGTCCAAGGACTCGAGGAGCTGCGGGAGAAGCTCCCCGGCCTTCCCAAAGAGTGAGGCATTGACGATGGAGGAGATGGGCGTCGGCTCCAAATTGACCTCAAGGACGGTGGCGCCCTGCTGAAGCGCCATGTCAGGGAAGCTGGCCGACGGCTGGACAACGGCGCTCGTTCCCACGACGAGGAGGAAATCGCAATCATCAATGGCCTGGAGGCTCTGATTGAGGATGTTCGGGTCGAGGGATTCGCCGAACCATACGATGTGGGGCCTGAGCATCGCGCCACAGGAGCAGTAGGGCGGGATGGCCTGAATAGGGACCTCGCGGTTCTCGGCCACCGTGCCTTCAGCCAAGCAGCGCACATTCCAGATGTTGCCGTGGAGCTCGAGCATGCGCTGGCTTCCGGCCCTTTGGTGGAGGCCGTCGATGTTTTGAGTAATGAGGGTGAACGTCGGCGAGCGCTCCTCGAGGGCCACAATTGCCAGATGGGCGGGGTTTGGCTCTAGGGGGGCGATGAGCCCGCGGCGCCAGTCGTACCACTCCCATACGAGGTTCGGGTCTTTGTTGAACGCCTCGGGGGTCGCCAACTCCTGAGGGCTGTAGTTGCGCCAGAGGCCCTCTTTGCCTCGAAATGTTGGAACGCCGCTCTCGGCAGAGACCCCGGCCCCGGTGAGCACGACCACGGAGCGAGCATCCCTCAGGGCATGGATGGTATCGTGGGAGAGGTCCAAGGGGGTGGGCATCGTCAACACTCCGTGAATATTGATGCAAACGGGGTGTGGCCCTTTGGTAGCATAAAGGCGGGGGCGATGTCAAATGAGCCGGCCTTATTGACGCTGAGGCGGCTGCTTTGGTATGCTTCGCGGGAGGCAGGGGGGCACCGTTCTTTTCAAACCACATGCGTTGGCTTTCGGGGCTCAGGCTCTCTCGCGACGATTAGTTGATGTCCAAACGCCAGGTCTTCATCCTAAGCTTCCTCCTACTGGGGCTCGCAGCGTGCGCTACATCCAGTGAGCGGCACGTCATGCGGGGCAATCGATACCTATCATCTGGTCAACTGGTCAAAGCCGAGCGAGAGTTTCGCAAGGCCGTCCAAAGGGACCGCGAGAACCCCCAAGCCCATTTTGGGTTAGGTTACGCCTATTTCCGCGAAAACGAGCTTGATAAGGCCATCTTCGCCTACAAGCAGGGCATAATGATTGACCCGGACAATTCTGATAGCCACTACTACTTGGGCCTCATCTACAACGAAAAGAACATGCGGAAAGATGCTCGAGAAGAGTTCAAGCTCTTCGAGAAGTTGAAGCGCTCACGAAGCCGTTGAGGCAGGATGGTCCGTTATGCAGAGGCCATGGAGTCTAAACATCAGGTGGTGGCGAGGGGCCTGGCTGTCTCTATTTTTTCTCGCCTCGGTCGCCCTGGCCGCAGAACCCAACATCGACCCCAAGCTCCCGGCGCCGCCATCGAGGCAAGCTGTCGAGCGCCTCGCGTCGAAACTCCAAGGCCAGGCAACAAGGTTGGCTGAGATGGTAGGGGCTCACCTGGGCGACGAAACCCTCGGGCCTAGAGACGTAAAGGCCATCATCGAGGTCCTGGCCCTGCAACGTGTGGTTGAGGTTTTCGCCAATCTCGTCGAGACTTACAACCGTAAAGACCATCAAGATATTCTGGGGCGAAGCCTGCTGTGGGTAGAGGAATTCTTCCGGCGGGCCGAGGTGGCCTTCGCCGAGGCTCCCAAACTTCGGAGCATGGAGGCTGCGAAGCCCCCGTCAGCTGCCCATCCGGTCTCAATTCGCTCGACCCTCTCCGAGCTCCGCAACGAACTTGGTCTCACACAACAGCCTGCATTCTCGCGGCTCAAACCGGTCGGGCCCCCGCCCAGCCTGGGATATTTGGGACCGGATCCTACCGACAACGAGTTCCAGGTCGTTCAGTTCAACCTCGAACTGCTCCGAGCGGCGTTCGAGCGCATGAAACGAGGGAAGTGTTACCGTGACTTTTGGACCCGTCACTGCGCCGATGCATTGGAGTCCCACGCCTTGGCCCACCAGCGACGCTCCTTCATCAGGCTCATGGTCGCAACCCGCGATCTGCTGAGGAAATACTGTTCCAACCCTCGTCTTGCAGCGCTCAGAGGGGAATACGGGGAATTCCTCCGGCAACTCTCCATACGCCCTATCGTCTTTGATTACGGGGCAGGCACGACGCCCTTCGTTGACCGACCGGAGTTCTTTCGCCTCCAGTGTACTCAGCCCGGTTGATTCTTCCTCTTTTCGGCCCCAGGGAATTTGACACAACCCGCTGGTTTCCCTATTCTGAGTCCACCCGAGGGACTCTCTCAAGGGTATCCACTAGGAGGGAAAAGCGGCGGTGCCATCTTATTCGAATATCACCCCAGAGGAGCGTTCAGCCTTCATTGAGAGCGAAGAGTGGAAAGCCAGGCTGGCTCGCCTTGAAACTTCTCGCCCCCGCTGCGTCGTCGTTTTAACGAAGACCTTCTGCTGTGGCCTTCAGCTGCCGGTTGAGCTCGAAGGGGATTTGCTTGAGCGCTGGATCTGCGCCAGTTATTTCTACACATCTGGATATTGCCCCGACTGCGAGAAAGATGCTCCGGCGGCTCAGTGGAGCCTAACCCATTACGATGATGCCCAAGTCATCTGGAACGGTCACGGCCTCCAGCCCCACCTGGACGAAGACGCCGAGTCTCTCCTCCATTGAACCGGACGGCGCGGATGGAGCTCGTTGTCCCATCGGTCTGCCATGTGATTGCGCCGTCACGGTCGACCCTCCATAGCCGTATGCCCATCCTCCGGTATCGCTCTAACGTCTTTTCAACGTCCTCAAGCCAGGAGACGGGGAAGCGGGCCGCGAGCACCGCGACCTCAGGGGCTACCGTCCGGAGAAAGGAGTAATTGGAAGCGTAACGACTGCCCGCCTTTGGCACCTGGAGCATGTTGGCCCTGACGGCCTGAGGGTCATCGAGAAGGGCTCGTTCCACGCGGAAGGAGCTGTCTCCCGTTAGGAGGGCGGAGTGTCGGTTGAGGCGCACGTGGAGGACGGGGCCGTCATCCCTCCTTGTTGGAGGAGGGAGCGTGCCCCCCGCCCTAGGCCAAAGGATTCGAATGAGGCATGCCGCTCCGCAGGGTTGGGACCATCCAGCACCGAGGGCCTGGATGGGAAGGGCCAGCTCCTCGATGGTCCTTCGTAGAGGGGCCGGCCACGTGCCGTCGGCTCGGGGGGCGACCCAAAGCTCGTGAACCTTCACCGCGCGCGCGAGAGAGGCCAGGCCTTTCGCCGTCTCTTCCGTCGCGTTGGCTGCAATCAGTCCGTCGATGGCCCCGATACGCTGATCAAGGAGCGCCGGGACCACGACCCTCCGGGCAAGGGAACGAGGAGAATGGGGCGGAGCCCCGAACCACAGAAGCGTTCTCTCGTCGGGCAATCGGATGAGGATGGCCTGAGCCCGCCCCGCATCCAGGGCGATGATGGTGAGTCGGCTGGCGACTTG
This portion of the Nitrospinota bacterium genome encodes:
- a CDS encoding tetratricopeptide repeat protein — protein: MSKRQVFILSFLLLGLAACATSSERHVMRGNRYLSSGQLVKAEREFRKAVQRDRENPQAHFGLGYAYFRENELDKAIFAYKQGIMIDPDNSDSHYYLGLIYNEKNMRKDAREEFKLFEKLKRSRSR
- a CDS encoding NAD-dependent deacylase yields the protein MPTPLDLSHDTIHALRDARSVVVLTGAGVSAESGVPTFRGKEGLWRNYSPQELATPEAFNKDPNLVWEWYDWRRGLIAPLEPNPAHLAIVALEERSPTFTLITQNIDGLHQRAGSQRMLELHGNIWNVRCLAEGTVAENREVPIQAIPPYCSCGAMLRPHIVWFGESLDPNILNQSLQAIDDCDFLLVVGTSAVVQPSASFPDMALQQGATVLEVNLEPTPISSIVNASLFGKAGELLPQLLESLD
- a CDS encoding FxsA family protein, producing MIYLLAIFIGIPLIELALLIKLGGAIGMAKTLLIVVGTGIAGAALARSQGFAILSRIQVDLEAGHLPTDDLANGACVLAGGLLLLTPGLLTDTVGFALLLPPTREIIKEAAKRYVQGKLDRGEVIVVSPRTGRSDRLR
- a CDS encoding histidine--tRNA ligase encodes the protein MTLRAVRGVKDILPGEVELWEVVEAEARGLFKAFGYAEVKIPIFEHTSLFARSLGESTDIVQKEMYTFEDKGGDSITLRPEATASVVRAYIEHNLSHPPRLLKVFTIGPMFRYERPQAGRFRQFYQMNAEAFGSANPAVDAELLVLVDTLFRRLQVGGLEVALNSLGDENCQPLYKEALTEFLRPRQEALCEDCKRRVEQSPLRVFDCKNPGCQELKEAAPTIDQYLCEACRDHFDKVQANLDKVGISYNLDPHLVRGLDYYTRTTFEVLSSRLGAQNAVCGGGRYDGLVEKLGGPPTPAIGFAIGIERLVSLLDRSSLPVDEGTPHLFIATVGGEAEEAAFEIMHALRNASIRVEREYEGRSLKAQMKLADRSQATHTLILGGDELSRGVALLRDMAAGSQEEVSLENLVEAVKARLALP